One window of Pseudomonas sp. FP198 genomic DNA carries:
- a CDS encoding histone deacetylase — translation MPLPLIYHEDYSPEFPTEHRFPMDKFRLLRDHLVDSGLARDSDLLRPPLCPPDVLALAHDRAYIERYMGGELSREDQRRLGLPWSEALARRTVRAVGGSLLAAEQALEHGLACHLAGGTHHAHYDHPAGFCIFNDLAVISRYFLASGQVSRVLIFDCDVHQGDGTARILHDTPDAVTVSLHCEKNFPARKAQSDWDIPLPMGMEDAAYLKVVDDALNYLLPLYQPDLVLYDAGVDVHKDDALGYLKLTDEGLAARDESVMRHCLGRDIPVVGVIGGGYSKDRKALARRHGILHHSAQRVWTSSGCH, via the coding sequence ATGCCGCTTCCGCTGATCTACCACGAAGACTACAGCCCCGAATTCCCTACGGAGCACCGTTTCCCCATGGACAAGTTCCGCCTGCTGCGCGATCACCTGGTGGACAGCGGCCTGGCCCGGGACTCGGACCTGCTGCGTCCGCCCCTGTGTCCGCCGGACGTGCTCGCCCTGGCCCATGATCGCGCTTATATCGAACGCTACATGGGCGGCGAGTTGTCCCGCGAAGACCAACGGCGCCTCGGCCTGCCCTGGAGCGAAGCCTTGGCTCGCCGAACGGTACGCGCCGTCGGCGGATCACTGCTGGCCGCCGAGCAGGCCCTCGAACACGGACTGGCCTGTCACCTGGCCGGCGGTACCCACCACGCCCACTACGACCACCCGGCCGGCTTTTGCATCTTCAATGACCTGGCGGTGATCAGCCGCTATTTCCTCGCCAGCGGTCAGGTCTCGCGAGTGCTGATTTTCGACTGCGACGTGCACCAGGGCGACGGTACGGCTCGAATACTCCATGACACTCCCGACGCCGTGACAGTTTCCTTGCACTGCGAAAAGAATTTTCCTGCACGCAAGGCGCAAAGCGACTGGGATATTCCCCTGCCGATGGGCATGGAGGACGCCGCTTACCTGAAGGTCGTCGATGACGCACTCAATTACCTGCTGCCGCTCTATCAGCCGGATCTGGTGCTCTATGACGCTGGCGTCGATGTGCACAAGGACGATGCCCTCGGTTACCTGAAGCTGACCGACGAAGGCCTCGCCGCCCGGGACGAGAGCGTCATGCGCCACTGCCTGGGCCGGGACATTCCGGTAGTCGGCGTGATCGGCGGCGGCTACAGCAAGGACCGCAAGGCCCTGGCCCGCCGCCATGGGATCCTGCACCACAGCGCACAAAGGGTCTGGACGTCATCAGGTTGTCACTGA
- a CDS encoding GNAT family N-acetyltransferase: MEPILEVESARLILRQWRDEDLPAFAAMSADPQVMRYFPAPLSRLESAALIGRVRGHFAEHGFGLWALERKDTGAFIGFTGLGVVGFDAHFTPAVEIGWRLAREHWGLGYASEAAWTALRCAFDRLGLDEVVAFTAVDNLPSQKVMQAIGMQHDPEDDFEHPKLAVGHPLRHHVLYRINREQWLQTLHG; the protein is encoded by the coding sequence ATGGAGCCGATACTGGAAGTGGAAAGCGCACGGCTGATATTGCGGCAGTGGCGCGATGAAGATCTGCCGGCGTTTGCGGCGATGTCTGCCGATCCGCAAGTGATGCGTTATTTTCCGGCCCCCCTGAGTCGCCTGGAAAGCGCTGCGTTGATCGGCCGGGTGCGCGGGCATTTTGCCGAGCATGGCTTTGGTTTGTGGGCATTGGAGCGCAAGGACACCGGTGCCTTCATCGGTTTTACCGGGTTGGGCGTGGTCGGGTTCGATGCGCATTTCACCCCGGCGGTGGAAATCGGCTGGCGCCTGGCGCGCGAGCACTGGGGGCTGGGGTATGCCAGCGAAGCCGCGTGGACCGCGTTGCGTTGCGCCTTCGACCGCTTGGGCCTGGACGAGGTGGTGGCGTTTACCGCTGTGGATAACTTGCCTTCGCAGAAAGTCATGCAGGCCATCGGCATGCAGCACGATCCGGAGGATGATTTCGAACACCCAAAGCTCGCGGTCGGTCATCCATTGCGTCACCATGTGCTCTATCGCATCAATCGTGAGCAATGGTTACAGACCCTTCACGGTTAG